The DNA segment GTTGTCTTCGGAcataattggaatggaaaTAACTGTGAATCcttgcaataaataaatgctgtTTATTGCGCTCGGGGTTACCGAGACACACCCGCCCAGAGACATGCCGCAAGATCGCAAGCTCAAACGATGCTCCATAACTGTGCTCTTGTTTCAACGGCAACGGTTAACATTGTAGTATGTTCGTACATCAATTGTTTTTGCCTCAAATGTCCACAGCAAACTTCCTTGCTGCGTTTTGTTCGATTCCGACCGAACAAACGGTTCCGGTTCGTGTGCAGTTGCGTTGTTGCAGCTGTCCGAACCGGCTCCATCTCCAATCAGCATATCATTTAAACtccggaagaaaacaagaCAGCCGAAAGAATGAAGTGAAACCATCGGTAACCGACATCATTGTCACGATCCGGGTCGCTGGCCGGTGCGATTGGTCCGATCCCCATCTCGCCGGACGCTGCGTGAGTGACGAGGGTCAAGAGACGGCAATGGTTTCGCCCAACGTTCGATCGAATATTGCTTCGTCCAAGCCGCACAAGCCGCTTGTTTCCGGTACCCATCCACCCAACTAATGGCACACACGCAACACAGTACGGCCTATCGGACGGAACAAACAGGCCGGAAGTGAAGCATTCATAAAGCGGAAATTTATCGttcaactgcagcagcagcagcagcatcaacagaaGTTTTCCCTCCACACACAGTTTTAACTTTTCTCCCCTCGGTGCGTGGCGCTGAAGCGATGTGACAGGGTGACGCTCCTCTGAGTGCTTGTGTTTGGAAGGATCAAACACAAGACAACTGCCAGCTGGCATGGCGTTTGGGGGGAGAACGATTTAATTCTACCACCGGAAATTGGGGCACACTGGACACGTGGATGTGAGATGTTTGGGACTCTTAATTGAGTTATCGCACCGCTCCGCTGCTGATAAATATACATTTCAATTACAGCTGTTCCATCAGACATGTAATGAGTCGTGGAGAACTATATGGAATGCGGGAGCAGCAGCGGGATGTGGGTGGTAAATAATTACCGACACCGCTGCAGCTTGAACGCTTTCCCTCTCTTTCAGTTTCTTATCTACTTTGCGTTCCCCCATATCCTTTAACCCGAGCAATGTTAATGAAGATTGATTAGAACTATTTTTTCCTGTTAGGAAAACCTATCCATGCCCCCGAGCATGAAGAACGTTCTGCATGAGGATCGGAGTAAACagtacaggaaaaaaaaacacccaaagaGGAATATTTCTGGATCGCCCTAGGAAGAGTGAGCACGCTAACTCTCcctagcagaaaaaaaactccttcaTGCATATCGACCATCCGCAACTAACCCTTCGGAAAtcaatcctttttttattatttttcttccccgGTCGATGGGTGTCGGTCAGCCGTAACCGGTAGGAAACGTTACCGGAGCgcttaaacaaaaatattaatatgaAGCGAGAAgaggggaaaaagaaaatcctACGCCCCACTCTCGGGCACTGGAAACTGATCGACCAATGCGAACGGAGTAATGACGAGCGACTCGATCCACTTGACAGTTTGCCGTTCCTCCCTTTCGTGCAGCGATGGCAATGTCGGACGGGTTACATCAAGCGAAAGAATATTGATTGAAGGATGTGGTGTATATAATTTACACTCCATTTGCTGCCTCCTCCGTTGGAGGGATTGCTCAGTACGGGACGGGGTTTCACTGCGCGGGCGATAAATCATTGAACAAAGTGTACCAAATGTAACCCGCCCCAGCTAGGTTGTACGCCGATATCGAAAGTTTGTTTATGGACGTGCTGAACCCGTGCCCGGGAGTTGGCATGTTTTGGCTCAGTTTTGGCTATTTACGCAACAGACTTCAAGAGAAATTTCAATCTTGGTACTGAGAAATGTGGAGCTGCGATATGAAAGAAATTAAAGATCAACGTAGAAAGCAACGAGGGACACTTTTTACATTTACGAATTAATTAACGTAGGCatttagagaaaaaaaacggctggcagtagaaaaaaaaactaagcgAGATAATTTCCTTCCATGAACAACCTTTGAATGGTAATTATTTAAGCttatttgcaaaaataaatctacgaCCTTGCGAGCTGCCTGTCGTCAGTTATTAGGAATTTTCGCCATGGCAGACACGCCTATGACTTCGTGTAGACATGTTTTAAGATCCTCtttcgatttttatcaattccaATTATCAATTCCAGTTTTACGACATCATTTTGGTCTTCTTGAtatgtttgttcatgtttcCCAGAGAACTCCCGGCCAAGCTAACGCCACTTGTCCCTCGATCCCTTTATTTCAGCTTCCTTTGGAACCTCCACTCGCGGCCGGTCGTCGGCCATTCGGAATCGagctttctttcgatgctcataatgttatttaattgtgcCAAGATGTTATAGATACCGGAACAGGCTTATTCAACGTCCAAAAAATGCCGAACACAAACTCGTGGGAAAGTGTAATTGACTGTTCGTTATTGCGGGAGAAGATTTACCCATGAAAAATGCAcaatttttgtcttttttttcatacaaacgtTATATGGAAATAAATTCCCCAATATTTCCAATGTCCAATATTTAAGccaaaaatgatatttttatgatttttttttgtaaaaaaatgacATGAGCTTTagtaacataaaaaatatacaactTTTGAGTCTATCTAAACAAATCTATCTGATCCATTTATCTGATCCATTATCTATTGACGTTCGAGACGTCATCATCCGGGACAGGAAAATGTATTCTGTAATGCAATTTCAAGCAATGTAATGATTTAATTCAATTGCTTTTTTCCAAATCACATTAAAGCACTTTTTTCTCTTGCATCAACATAATAAGAGCTTTTTACGTTTTCAAGTACCACCCGAGAGATGGCGCTAGCATCAATCCAAAAGCTTCTCCACTTGGGGTATATTTTCAAACTTATTTTAACGGTTATCCAACATCCGCCAAACAATGCGCATGCGTTTGAATAGATTGAATGCCGGCGTTACATGTTTTCAAACTCCCATTAAACTATCgaccaaacaaacgaaaccaaacaaacaaattcaaacactcCCTATTCCAACACGTTCAACATGCCGGTGAAAACACTTTGCTCCGACGATTGGTTTGAAATTGCACTGCTGAAGCAAACCACCTCCTCGATTACCTTCCAGTGGACATTCCGGAACCCGCTCGCTGTGCCGTACGATCTGTTCAAGGTGGAAAAGTGCTACAGCGTCAAGCGGGATCGCTGGGAAACGGTGTACTGGGGCGCCGGTACGACCCTAACCGTGCGCTGCCTCGAGCAGAACCTCTGCTACTCGTTTCGGGCAAGCATCCTGCATCAACCGTCGGACGGTGCCGACTTCCAGTACGCCTATCAGTCGCCCATCTTCAAAGCGTGCACCCTGCCAAACATCCCCTCGACGATGGGCCTTTACCGGGCGGTCAAAAAGTGTCAGCCCGGTTTGGTGAAGCGGCTACTTCACGCTCGCCCCGAGCTGGTCAACGTGCCCGTGCACGGTGAAACGTTCCTGTATCTGGCCGTGCGGAGCAACAGCCTCGAGCTGATCAATGCGCTGCTCGATGCGGGCGCCAACATCGATCTGGGCGTTCCGGATACGGGCGTAACGCCCCTGCATCTGGCAGTGTACCGGCGCAATCTGACGCTGGTGCGTCATCTCATCGAGCGGGGTGCCAACGTGCAGGCACAGAACTGTGTCGGTATGACGGTGGGACATTATGCGGTCGATGCGAACGATGTGAACATGCTGAAGTACGTGCTGGCCCAGGGTGTCAGTGCGGAGACACGCGATCGCTGCCAGTGGACACTGATCTTCCGGGCGCTCTACATGCGCACATGCGTCGATATCGTGCGCCATCTGCTGGAACGAAAGTGCCGACTGAAGGTGAAGGACAGGCTACGGCTGACACCGCTCTACTACGCACAGCTCTGGGGACAGGAGGAGATTCTGCGCTTGCTTAGAAGGAGGTTAAAGATCTGATTAAGCTTGAGTGAAAATAGAAAGCCCAAAAGACACAAAGCAAAGGAATAACACATGAACACGATCGCTTACCACCCTTCACCTTCGGCCTACTCAACATAATATGAAATGGAATATTTTTCTGTCAATTTTCAACTTTATTTACAACTCACAACAAATAGACTGTGTGAGCGTTGCCTTGCACAACCCAAGCAGATGTAGATCTTCTTATGCAATCTATCCGATGTTTCTCGTTTAAGTTAACCTGCTGCTTACTCGCTTCCATCTGCACGCTCGCTAGATAACCGTTTTTCCCCATCTCTACCTATAACCGAAgtggtttttgttgctctAATCAACGTGCGTGTTTcactattttaaataaaatgctaATTCTACCGTGCTCCTCGACCGCTCCACAACTACCCGCTAATACTGCATCCCGTGCGCGTCCTGCCCCTCGTACAGACGATCACACGTCTCACGCCACCACCGTTCGTCGTAGCAAAATTGTGGGCGCAACCGCAAACACAAGTCCCAGCATTACTGTACACCAACTGCTTCCTGCATTAGCACCAACGCCCGTCGCCATCGGTTGCCAACCATCGTCGTGGCTGTCACCTTTATGATCCGGATGATGATGGGCCGATCGTTTGCTCCGAGCTCGTCCCATGTCCGAGTCTGTCTCTTCGTACGGGATCGGATCCTCGTGTGAGCTTGCCATCGGTTTGACAATCGAAAGCTTGGTCGAGATCGGTTTACCGGCCGCTCCGGACTGATGCTCACTGCTCGCACTGTCCTGCGCATTGATGCCACCCGGGAGCAGCGGATTCGCGTACTCCGACACCGGTGGCTGGACAGCAGACGAACCACGCGTACCGTAGATAGCGGCCGTGTCCGGTGCCAGATACGCCGCTATCGGCGGATACTCCCCACGGAACGGGCCAAACTGGGGAGTTTCGCGCAGCAGCTGTTCCGCCTTTGTGCCCGGACCACcgaccggtggcagcggttCGCTCTGGTGCGAAACCGCCGTAGGTCCGTTGACGAGCGACATGTCCAGCACGGCTTTGCCATCGAAAGAAACAACCGACCCGTCCGACCCGATCGGTGGTAGATAGAACGGATCGACCCGTTCGTTTGCAGCGCCCAACGCGTCCTGCCCTTCGCCCACCACGTCGGCCGTTTCGTCTGGCAGAATTTCGACGTTGCGCTTCGTGGCCGATTCACGGGCCGGGCCAGCGGACGGTTTCACCTGTGCCATCGCCATACTATCCAACGGCGAGGGAATAAACATCGGCTCGAACGTTTGCTTCGACGGTTCGTCCTCCCCGTGGATCATCAGCGCATCGCTCTCGATCGCTTCGTCGATGTCGTCGTCCTGGCGGCGCAAGAACCCATGTGCCCTGTTGTCCTCAAACTCGAGATCGTAATCGTCCTTGCGGCGGTAGATCGGCTTAAAGCCACTCTCCACTACGACCGAGCTGGGCTCGAAGCCGTGATTAGCCGCATGCGTTTCGTACGACATTTTCGATTCCGACACATCGTACGGCGTCTTGAAGATGGGTTTAATGTTGGGCTTCAGTGATTCCTTCACCGGTTTCGTGTGCCGTATCGGCAACGTGATCGGCACCGGTTCGTTCTTCTTCAAGCTCATCGTTAATTGTGGTGGCATGTCCGGCAGGGCGAATGGTGGACCACCCGGTGAGCTGGGCGGTCGCTGCTCACCACCCGAGATCTGTTTCGGCGGTTTCGCCACCATCATCTCCACCGAGGGTCCCTTGCGGAAGGGTTTAATTTCGGTCGGTTCACCCAGCAGCAGGATCGGTGCGATCGCCTTGATCGGCATCTTACCCTTCGCCACGAACGGACGCATCAACGGTGCGACCGGCTTCTGGTAGTGGCTCACGATCATCGATGGTTGCGGGATAACGAATGGCCGCGTAGGACGGCTCGGGCCGTGCATCGGGCGACGCTCGATCCCGATCGGACGACGCACGGGCAGCTTCACCGGGCGGAACATTGGACCGCTGTTTGGTGGGCGCAGAAAAACTGGTAATCCGGACGAGGAAAGAATTGGTTTTGCCGAACCATGATATCCGGGTGGAGGCGGGTGACGGTGTCCATGGGGACCGGGACCGGGACCGAAACCCGGATGGCCCGGGTGATGCTGATGCGGTATGGTTTGATTGACGCTCTCCACCGTCTGATTTGCACGCAGCTTCTCTTCCAGCTCTTCCGCCGCCCGAATGCCATCCTCAATGATGCGAGTCATCTCGGGGTTCTCTTCCAGGTTAATGTCAAACGACTCTTCCTTCTTCGTGTCCGGCGTCATCTTGTGGTGCTTGATCAAATCCAGCTCGTGCTTTTGTAGGAAGTTTTCATGCTGCTGTAGGAAGTTATCTGCCGGCAGCACTTTCGACTCATGTCGGATCGATTCCTCCACAGAGATGCCCTCATTCGGTTCGGCGTACACCTCGTCCAGCTCGCTTGGCTGTGCCACATCGCACGCGTCGTGAACGTTGATGCGCCAGCCCAGGTAACGGTGGGTAAAGCATTGGTAGTACACCGTGTCCGGGGTGTCCGCATCCGGCGTCCAGGTGATGATGCCCGGCTCACCAACATCACACTTCAGCGACAGGCTGCGCTGGTACGCACCAAACGAAGGATATTCGTCCGACGGTGGTCCATCCGGATTTGGCGTCCAGTTGCAGAGGCGTCCAACACCGGTCGGCACAAGCTTTCCGCTACGACTACGATGTACACCGGCAAAGATGCGAATGTTCTGcgaaaataatggaaaaataCTTGAGTGACATCCACTAACAACGATTGCGTATGGTGATCTAGCCTACCTTACGATCTTCCTCCGATTGATGTTCATATCCCCCGACTGAGTCATCCGTAATGTAGAAAGGATGGTACTTTGCCGGTACGTTAGGATCCAGCCCACCCTCAACAACAAATGTGTACGTCTTACCACGAACCACGTTAATCTCGGGAATCAAAAGACCATTGATATACCACGAAATTCCCCATCCGACATGGCCTGCAATCGATCATTCGCATTAGTATATCGCTCGTACACACACCCGCAAACCCCGCAAGGTTTTTACCCGTAATAGCTGGATATCCTTGTTTGCCACCGGTGGGGCCCATCTGAGCGTAGAACACGCCGTCCTCCGGTTCGTAGCACTGGATCGGAGGAATGTCCCATGCACCTGGTTTCGCTGGCGGTCTCGCCGTTGCCGGCACCTgtggccgctgctgctgcacactgtTCGCTACATCCTCCCGTCGATTGCCACCACCATAGCTGGGCGCAGCGCCCGAGGACAGCTTTTGTGGCTGTTCTGGCTGCTTCTGGTCGGATTCCGGCGTCGGACAGTTCCAGAACGGTTGGCGCCCAAAGTCAATCAGCTTGTTACCCTTCAGATAGTGCGAATGGTACGACACCTCGTAGCGCTGATTCAACGGACCTACGGCCCAGATGATCGCCTGCGATGCGTTGGTAAACACGGGCAGATCGAGATGGTCCGCAGCACGCAGCGGACGCTGGTACGTGACGATCGAGTAACCGTTTACCATGGCCGCATTTAGCAGCCGGATTGAGTTACTATTCTCGGTAATGCGTGTATCAGGACAGCTGCCACGTCCACCCGAACACTGCGATTTAGCATCAAGATAGTAGTCCTGTGCGTAGCCCTTGCCCGTTGCCTTATCTACCCAGACTACGGCTACATCGGCTCCCACCATCTGGCTCTGCTGTGGATTGGGTGAAACGCCGAACGACATGTACTCGCCGTCATCTTTAAAAAGTTTGCAGAAGTGAACAGTTATTAAGGTTAGTATAAACACCGTTGAAGATATTTTTTCTAGTCAATCCCAGATACCTACCCAACTTTGCAACAAGCTGTACGACCACACTTTCACCGGCGACGGCCCAACGAACCTCAAAGGCCAACTCATCGAGCAGGACTTCACAGTTCAGCTTCGACTATTGGTGTGAGCGTGTAAAAAAGTAGCAAACAATGATTGATAATTAATGGAAAACTCGCCACACtataaacaataaatttgaAGTCTTTATCCCAGCTTCACGAACCAGTGCTTCAATTTTTATTGgctgtagcaaaacaaacccacctCCCAAATTAATATGCATCTATTTACATATACTTGCAAACCTGCAAGCTAGCAGCAATGCTAAAGCTACCTATTTACAATCACTTAATTGCGTTCGCtgctctctctcacactcaccAAGCACGAAGCACAACAATTGGGTTAGATCGTTTCCAAGCGATGTTTCCTACTTACGCACGCCACTCCAACGAAGCATCTCGGCCTCCGCCCAGATTGAGCACGTCGATCGATCGGTTGATCTCATATAATTTCAAACGCTTTTCACAAGCGGCAAGCGGAAAAGTATCGATGCGCGAACATCTGTAACCACGGTGACTACTGTACGAAACAATTATTTACACGAAACAATGCAAGCGGTTTGCGTTTCCATTTTGCTGCTAACAACGCCGACCGTGTTGTTGGAGGTAACGATGAACGCGGTGACGCGGTGCGTAACGTCTCGGCGCGGCTGCCGACGCTACTGCCCGTGATCAATTGCAGCAATTGTTGCATCTCACGGATGCATTCCACCAGGCAGCACTTAGCGATAATAGGATTAGTTAATTACTCACGAGGCAGTTCCGCTAGGCACCTACGGCTGTATGTGACGGCTGGAGATAAAAGCATGTGACAAATAACGCGTACAGGCTTCCCGCTTGGTTCGACTTGAAAGCTTTTAGCGCCAATCCGATGTCAATGAACTTGCGTTGCTTGGTGGGTTTTGCTGGCGAGAGTGGGCTTGTAACTACCAGCCATTCGCGCACATCGCGGCACCGTACGCACATTCTTCACATTCGCGTAGCCAAACGTttttcgcttgttttttttctagatGCACGACATTGTCCTTTATTATTagcttgtttgttgttgtcagCTGGTAAAGCAATTACTACCCGACCGTGTAGAGTGCAATTACGATGAAAAATCGAATACTTTCGTCCAATTATACGTTATAAAATAGTGCGATTAACGATACTCAACAATCACGCATTTAGTTTACATTTGTTAgtaattttaataacaaaaagacaatcaatttacatttttgtagtggaatatttatttacaaccTAAAAGGATGTCACGGGACTCTTCTCAAATGTTCTTCAATTTCATAGCTCTCGAACAATATTACAAAttcgtttgctttgttttgcaatgGGAGATTAATgagataatttaaaattttcataatttttctGCACAAAATATCATTTCCACCAAGATCTCCCACACGTGTTTACGGAAAGTACAGTAACACTAACAATACCATTTCTGCGTTTTGCGTCCTTAAGCAAAACGTGTTTACATTAAATAGTTATGTACTTAAAGATAGGCATTCGAGTAGATCGCTGCTTTTTCCAGAGCTCGAGCAGCGATCGCTGATCTCACTGACCCTTTTTTACGGCGAACGCGATCGCTGCAAACGAAAGTAAGGTTTGGGATACATATATAGCACCAGAAGTATTTGGCTGGTTGATCGTAGATCACTGCTGCGGAATGAAGCGAACCTCACAGTACTGATACCTAAGGTGCATGATATGTTGTAAGTGAAAAAGGGTTTGTTTGCAATAAAGTTTTTcgtgaaataaaatgaattcgAGCATGTAAAGTGTGTAAaaaagtttgttttgatttcaaaCCAAtccaatgtttttgtttaaagtaGTTGTTATGGGTGCCTGATATGATACACGGATGTGTGGTAAGTAACACAGACAATGAAAGTGTGAGTAAACATTGTGGCAGCATTAGATGAGTGTTTCACCCTACCCTTCAACCTGAGTGCCCGTGTTCGTTATGTCTCCCATCCTAAGCATCGTTGGACAGTGATGAAGACTGAACAAAACAACCGATCCCATCTCCATCTAGAACAGCAGTGAGCCAACGTAGTCCAGCAGCCCACCAGAGCTGCCGGAGCTTCCGCTAACCGCTGGGCGACCGGGTTTACGTCGCTGGTTGCCATTAGTTACCTGTGGGCTGATGCCAAGCATCTTCAGCGACGGTGGCACATTGATCTGGTCCGGGATGCGCACGTGCCCAAAGTCGACAGTGAATGCCTCGCACCACACACCAAAGTGACCAATGTCGAACACGGTCAGATCACCGGGCAGGGTCAGAACGATCGTCTTCTTGTCGTAGCGACGCAGCGGTGTCTCCTTGCCATTCTCGTCTGGGATGCGAATACCCTGCGATGTCGGTGCTGGCCCGCGTCCCACCCAAAACTTGGCATCTGAAGCAATTGAAAGGAGATTAAAAAAGGGTCCGATTAAATAAATGCCATGACTCCTTTACTTTTAGCATAACCATGAGAGTCTTgaggttgttattttttcaactaatGACTGCGTGTTTCCACCTACGAAGCCACGGCTTGGACGAAGTTTTCTCTCCTGTTTTACATGATCCCAGTGAAGAATTGAATGTTTGACACATTCCCCTCCACTTTCCCTATATTCCACCTACCTGGTGCTTCGCCATCGTAGCTGAAGTTGGGTACGAGCAGCGTTTGCGCATCGACGATCACGATGTTGTCCGAGCTGACATCGTGCACCCCGCTCAGGCCCGCGATCTTGGTCGGGCGCGGAAAGTCCAGATCGTTCCGTATCTGCACATCACCAAAGTTGACCGAGAAGTCATCGCACCACACGGAGAACCAGCGAATGTCGCGCAGCGTCTTGCCCTCCGGCAGCGAGAGCGTAATGTCCTCGTTACGATACCGCCTCAGCACGCCGGCCCGGCCCCGCTCATCCCGCAGACGATGCGCACCCTTATTGCTAGGGGCTCGCGTATTACCGACGTAGAAGTAGGCAGCTGTGGTGTGGGAAACATTAACAGAGGTGCAGTAGCATTTTAGCGTTGGTAGATAAAATAAACGTTTGTTAGGTAACCACTAGCTCCAACCAGCGGGAAGCAGTCCTAACGATAATGATCATTCTGTTGGAAATTATAAACTGTGAGAGAGACGACACGTCGTCACTTACCGGGACCTTCACCGTCGTAGTTGAAGTTCTTCAGAAACAGAGTCCTGGCATCCACCGCATAGACCGAACCGGACACACCATGATGCAGCTCAGAAAGATCTCCAATCTTGGTACCATAGTATCCCTGCAGTGCGCTAGTCTGGTCCGCGAGGAAACCTGCAAATAAAAGGAAACGAAGCatagtatatttttttaaattatttccatTAATCACATCGACATGGCTATTGCCATGGTTCGTTGCCTGATCGCGAGGCAAATGACCAAGAAACAGAGAAAGAATAAccacaacaaaccaaacaagctTCCGATTAGCATATCCATTTCGCAAAGAAGAGTGTATAAAGCATGACGTTTTTCGCAGTGACTTCCCATTTTTCAATGTCCGCGCAAATGTCCGCACCGATTTTACCCGACTACAGGAACCGGTTTGGGAGCCAGGCAACTTcccaaagaaaagcaaaaatgaaacacatttGTAACGTCTTAAATTAATTGGAGTTTCCCTTTCATTTTCCCTCGCTTCATCTCACCACTGCCGGAGGGTTGTTACAACGAAAGACTTTTCGTCCATTAATCTACCGCACCCTGAACCCCACCAGCccagccaacacacacacacatttgaagAAGCTTTGTAATGAGTTTGTGTGAGCGACGAAATTCTTTCGCTGCCGCCGGAAGGAAAGTACTTTCTCAGCGATCTACCGTAGCCCAGCCTAACCCGGCACGGTTAAATTGGGCCGGAGGGTTTTATAATGTTTGTCGAGCCTGTGGCCTGTCGATTGATGTCGTGTCTACAACCCGATCCCCTGGCCCAAGCCCCACCTTTTGATTGAAGGGCGCGGACAGAGTTGAGAGTGTCGTAAAGCGTGTGCGATCGTAAATCCGACCGTACCCAGAGGTGAAGTTAGTCGAACGATTGTCTTTCCAACTGGGCGCGAAAGCATTGGAAAGCGCAACCTCTGCTGCAAGGCTGCCAAAGGATAAGAGGACACTTACGGTCCCCAAACGCACACGCTCTAGCGTCTTTCACTCTCGATCGTTCAGCATACATCTCGACACCTATGTCATTGTTGGCGTCGTTTGATTGATTGGCTCTAATGGTTGGGCTCGGGGTgccttttccttctcctcgCACAACCAGAGTGCTCGGTATAATTAACATACCTTTTTGCCCGGCTAGCGTGTGAAACCCTGGCCCTGGGACCGGACGAGCTCACCGGTCTCGGTTGGGGATggcgaaaggaaaacaaaagtgATTTTTCCTCCCTCAGTCATATCAAATTCTTTATGTTCGGTTCCATTTTGGGAGCAAACGGGAATGCCGCAACTCCGTCCGGGTGAAAGTTTTGACAGCGTGCTTCGGCCGGGTCCATCGACCCGAACTGGTGCTTAACATGACGTGTTGGCAACGTATTCTAGCACCGGCACGATCAACTCGCTGCTGATggttttccaagtcaattGAATCTCCCTGCCCAAGCCGAAGATGCCCTTCCAAAGCCAACATTTTGCGAATGATTAGCACTCTTTATCCCCAAAAAAGGGCATCAATTGAATCAATCGACCAGCGGAATTATTCATTCTTTTGCttaatcttaaaaaaaaagttgtatgCAATGATGGTACGAAGAAAAATACAAGCATcccaaaaaagataaataaagcCTGATGACAGCCTGACTGACGTAGAAGCTTACCTCATCGCTCAGAAAGCTTGCTCGATTGGAAAGAGCGTGCCagtaaaggaaaaataaagataaaaaggctacgaaacacaacacacaacaccaaaACCGCTGTGCCATTTCTGTATTGCGACATGATCGTAAAGTTGCGCAATCGATGAACCCTCCTCCTTCGCCCTACTTCAGGCGCGTAACGATCCCGGGTGGACGGGGACTCGTTCTTTTGCCGGATGCAACCGGCACTGGTGCGAGCGTGCACGGGAACAGTGGTAAATTAACATATAGTTAGCTGCACCAAGCGAGCGTCCAAGACTAGCGCTACTGAAACGGATCCCTTACAGAACAAAACGTGATGTAAGAGCCACTTTCCTCGGTAGGACATTGGCGGGCTTATTAGCGTGATAATCAGTGTGTTTGAGCTGTGTGCGGTTGAACCTGTGCTTTCCCTGTACTGTGTGATATCAATTGTTAGATGTAGCTTAATGCATCACATTTCGCCGTGATAAAGTGTGGTTCAGGAAAGGCAAACATGAAATATCGTCCAACGGCAACTAGCCTTACGCAAGGAACTTCTTTCTATATCATTAAACCCTAACCGAGCGGTAGTTAGAAAGCAAATTAAGTTTTCCTAGGCTAACAAATGTACCGCAAGCCGTAAACGATCACAGCCAAGTACCTTGTGCGTAC comes from the Anopheles coluzzii chromosome 2, AcolN3, whole genome shotgun sequence genome and includes:
- the LOC120950290 gene encoding putative ankyrin repeat protein RF_0580, yielding MPVKTLCSDDWFEIALLKQTTSSITFQWTFRNPLAVPYDLFKVEKCYSVKRDRWETVYWGAGTTLTVRCLEQNLCYSFRASILHQPSDGADFQYAYQSPIFKACTLPNIPSTMGLYRAVKKCQPGLVKRLLHARPELVNVPVHGETFLYLAVRSNSLELINALLDAGANIDLGVPDTGVTPLHLAVYRRNLTLVRHLIERGANVQAQNCVGMTVGHYAVDANDVNMLKYVLAQGVSAETRDRCQWTLIFRALYMRTCVDIVRHLLERKCRLKVKDRLRLTPLYYAQLWGQEEILRLLRRRLKI
- the LOC120950289 gene encoding protein Skeletor, isoforms B/C isoform X1; the protein is MLLTSGSTSSVRQRSRVIVSVASMILICFLADQTSALQGYYGTKIGDLSELHHGVSGSVYAVDARTLFLKNFNYDGEGPAAYFYVGNTRAPSNKGAHRLRDERGRAGVLRRYRNEDITLSLPEGKTLRDIRWFSVWCDDFSVNFGDVQIRNDLDFPRPTKIAGLSGVHDVSSDNIVIVDAQTLLVPNFSYDGEAPDAKFWVGRGPAPTSQGIRIPDENGKETPLRRYDKKTIVLTLPGDLTVFDIGHFGVWCEAFTVDFGHVRIPDQINVPPSLKMLGISPQSKLNCEVLLDELAFEVRWAVAGESVVVQLVAKLDDGEYMSFGVSPNPQQSQMVGADVAVVWVDKATGKGYAQDYYLDAKSQCSGGRGSCPDTRITENSNSIRLLNAAMVNGYSIVTYQRPLRAADHLDLPVFTNASQAIIWAVGPLNQRYEVSYHSHYLKGNKLIDFGRQPFWNCPTPESDQKQPEQPQKLSSGAAPSYGGGNRREDVANSVQQQRPQVPATARPPAKPGAWDIPPIQCYEPEDGVFYAQMGPTGGKQGYPAITGHVGWGISWYINGLLIPEINVVRGKTYTFVVEGGLDPNVPAKYHPFYITDDSVGGYEHQSEEDRKNIRIFAGVHRSRSGKLVPTGVGRLCNWTPNPDGPPSDEYPSFGAYQRSLSLKCDVGEPGIITWTPDADTPDTVYYQCFTHRYLGWRINVHDACDVAQPSELDEVYAEPNEGISVEESIRHESKVLPADNFLQQHENFLQKHELDLIKHHKMTPDTKKEESFDINLEENPEMTRIIEDGIRAAEELEEKLRANQTVESVNQTIPHQHHPGHPGFGPGPGPHGHRHPPPPGYHGSAKPILSSSGLPVFLRPPNSGPMFRPVKLPVRRPIGIERRPMHGPSRPTRPFVIPQPSMIVSHYQKPVAPLMRPFVAKGKMPIKAIAPILLLGEPTEIKPFRKGPSVEMMVAKPPKQISGGEQRPPSSPGGPPFALPDMPPQLTMSLKKNEPVPITLPIRHTKPVKESLKPNIKPIFKTPYDVSESKMSYETHAANHGFEPSSVVVESGFKPIYRRKDDYDLEFEDNRAHGFLRRQDDDIDEAIESDALMIHGEDEPSKQTFEPMFIPSPLDSMAMAQVKPSAGPARESATKRNVEILPDETADVVGEGQDALGAANERVDPFYLPPIGSDGSVVSFDGKAVLDMSLVNGPTAVSHQSEPLPPVGGPGTKAEQLLRETPQFGPFRGEYPPIAAYLAPDTAAIYGTRGSSAVQPPVSEYANPLLPGGINAQDSASSEHQSGAAGKPISTKLSIVKPMASSHEDPIPYEETDSDMGRARSKRSAHHHPDHKGDSHDDGWQPMATGVGANAGSSWCTVMLGLVFAVAPTILLRRTVVA
- the LOC120950289 gene encoding protein Skeletor, isoforms B/C isoform X2: MLLTSGSTSSVRQRSRVIVSVASMILICFLADQTSALQGYYGTKIGDLSELHHGVSGSVYAVDARTLFLKNFNYDGEGPAAYFYVGNTRAPSNKGAHRLRDERGRAGVLRRYRNEDITLSLPEGKTLRDIRWFSVWCDDFSVNFGDVQIRNDLDFPRPTKIAGLSGVHDVSSDNIVIVDAQTLLVPNFSYDGEAPDAKFWVGRGPAPTSQGIRIPDENGKETPLRRYDKKTIVLTLPGDLTVFDIGHFGVWCEAFTVDFGHVRIPDQINVPPSLKMLGISPQRSRSP